The Methylomicrobium agile genome has a segment encoding these proteins:
- a CDS encoding efflux RND transporter periplasmic adaptor subunit encodes MSGMRRCRLNDKQRFIKTLLPAAVLLTAVGASWAMIELRPSTLPKAAEPVVPTVQIVRAEPQTLKLNVISQGVVAPREEIDLIAEVGGKVLQVHPALVSGGFFDIDDVLLMIDPRDYDYAIVTAQAKIAEARRVLTNERAQVEQAESEWQALGQGEASDLALHKPQLAEAEAKLQAAEADLAKAKLDRSRCEVRAPFAGRVLSKQVGRGQFLPAGSVIARIFANDVAEIRLPIGIDQLAFLDLPQGNKTTKSRWPNVVLHAEIGGRLQHWPGRIVRSEAALDKSSGQLFLIAQVDRPDQSAAGRVPLLSGLFVQAEIEGATRDKVFALPRTALNTLQQVRLVDNEQRLELRQVEVLRTEADRAIIKSGLASGERVVISEMPMLVAGMRVVITEPQAANTP; translated from the coding sequence ATGTCTGGCATGAGGCGGTGCCGTTTGAACGATAAACAACGCTTTATAAAAACACTTTTACCGGCTGCGGTGTTGCTGACGGCCGTGGGGGCGTCATGGGCAATGATCGAATTGCGCCCCAGCACGCTGCCCAAAGCGGCAGAGCCTGTCGTGCCGACTGTGCAAATCGTTCGCGCGGAACCGCAAACGCTGAAGCTGAATGTGATATCGCAAGGCGTGGTGGCGCCGCGCGAGGAGATCGATTTGATCGCCGAAGTGGGTGGTAAAGTATTGCAGGTGCATCCGGCGTTGGTCTCCGGCGGTTTTTTCGACATCGACGACGTTTTATTGATGATCGATCCGCGCGATTACGATTACGCCATCGTCACGGCCCAAGCCAAAATAGCCGAAGCCAGGCGTGTATTGACCAACGAACGTGCGCAAGTCGAACAAGCCGAGAGCGAATGGCAGGCGCTGGGCCAAGGCGAAGCCAGCGATTTGGCATTGCATAAACCCCAATTAGCCGAAGCCGAAGCAAAACTGCAGGCGGCCGAAGCGGATTTGGCCAAAGCAAAACTGGACCGCAGCCGTTGCGAGGTGCGCGCTCCTTTTGCCGGGCGCGTGTTGAGCAAACAAGTCGGGCGTGGCCAATTCTTGCCGGCGGGCAGCGTGATTGCCCGTATTTTTGCCAACGACGTCGCCGAAATCCGTTTGCCCATCGGCATCGATCAGCTGGCGTTTCTGGATTTGCCCCAGGGGAATAAAACAACCAAAAGCCGCTGGCCGAACGTGGTGCTCCATGCGGAAATCGGGGGCCGGTTACAGCATTGGCCGGGCCGCATCGTGCGCAGTGAAGCAGCCCTGGACAAGAGCAGCGGCCAATTATTTTTAATCGCACAGGTCGACCGGCCCGATCAAAGCGCGGCGGGCCGTGTTCCGCTGCTCAGCGGCTTATTCGTCCAGGCCGAGATTGAAGGCGCGACGCGCGACAAGGTATTTGCGTTACCGCGCACCGCCTTAAATACGCTGCAGCAAGTCAGATTGGTCGACAACGAACAGCGCCTGGAGCTCCGCCAGGTGGAAGTGCTGCGTACCGAAGCGGATAGAGCGATTATCAAATCCGGCCTCGCTTCCGGCGAACGGGTGGTGATTTCGGAAATGCCGATGCTGGTGGCCGGTATGCGTGTCGTCATTACCGAGCCTCAAGCGGCTAATACGCCATGA